From the genome of Spinacia oleracea cultivar Varoflay chromosome 2, BTI_SOV_V1, whole genome shotgun sequence, one region includes:
- the LOC110782005 gene encoding wax ester synthase/diacylglycerol acyltransferase 11 → MTPNLQIVTNGGKPENDEAEPVSPTGQYFNSKVLSVCVLAILEIDVPIDDSCVIPQLRDVFLPMNPRFSSIMISDNKDVKQWKRVEVNLQDHVVVPSVPDGLSVESYDKYFDEYLTKITVDPLPQDRPLWELHVIKYPTSKAAGHFIWKLHHALGDGYTLMGVLLSGVNRADDPSLPLTFPSTRSSSLVTNNKMNIISWVPRTFSAIYNGVYNFGWSFLKSTCKADDKTPIRSGNEGLGFHPMKISTIELSLDQIKFIKTKLGATVNDILAGIIFLGVRKYMQATDTESGNSESTALVLFNTRNIGGYMTAEQMKKAQMKIWGNQFAFLHIAIPQLINDKCSNPLDYVYEARKQISRFKSSPSVYLTAQCLELLRKCKGPEAAAEFIQSTTNKASILMTNMIGPIERVTMVDHPVKGMHFMVTGSPQSLVLTIMSYMQTVRIGVGIEKGFIDSHRLESCIKNAFELTYEAATN, encoded by the exons ATGACTCCAAATCTGCAAATAGTAACCAACGGAGGCAAACCGGAAAATGATGAAGCAGAACCCGTATCACCTACCGGACAATACTTCAACAGCAAAGTGTTGTCTGTTTGTGTCCTTGCCATTCTAGAAATTGATGTTCCTATAGATGACTCGTGTGTAATTCCACAACTCCGTGATGTCTTCCTACCCATGAACCCCAGATTTTCATCTATCATG ATATCTGACAATAAAGATGTAAAACAATGGAAAAGAGTGGAAGTGAACCTTCAAGATCATGTTGTCGTCCCTAGCGTCCCAGATGGCTTATCGGTTGAATCATACGACAAGTACTTTGATGAATATCTGACAAAAATAACAGTGGATCCATTACCACAGGATAGGCCTTTATGGGAACTTCATGTTATAAAATACCCAACAAGCAAAGCAGCGGGTCATTTCATCTGGAAGCTTCACCATGCACTTGGTGACGGCTACACTCTAATGGGAGTACTTCTGTCCGGCGTGAACAGAGCAGATGATCCTTCCCTTCCGTTAACTTTCCCTTCAACACGATCAAGCTCACTAGTTACAAACAACAAGATGAATATTATCAGCTGGGTGCCAAGAACTTTTTCAGCAATCTACAACGGTGTTTataattttggatggagttttCTAAAAAGCACTTGCAAGGCAGATGATAAGACACCTATCAGATCCGGAAATGAAGGTCTGGGTTTCCACCCAATGAAGATCTCGACAATAGAACTATCCCTAGACCAAATCAAATTTATCAAAACAAAACTCGGCGCA ACGGTAAATGACATTCTTGCAGGCATAATTTTCCTCGGGGTTCGAAAATACATGCAAGCAACTGATACAGAATCTGGAAACTCAGAATCAACGGCATTGGTGCTGTTTAACACTAGGAACATTGGAGGTTATATGACCGCTGAGCAAATGAAGAAAGCACAAATGAAAATATGGGGGAACCAATTTGCATTTTTGCATATAGCAATACCTCAATTAATCAATGACAAATGCTCGAACCCCCTTGACTATGTCTATGAAGCACGAAAACAGATCTCtaggttcaaaagctcaccatCAGTCTATCTAACAGCTCAGTGCCTAGAGCTGCTAAGGAAATGCAAAGGACCTGAG GCAGCAGCTGAATTTATCCAGAGTACAACGAATAAAGCAAGCATATTAATGACAAACATGATTGGTCCAATTGAACGAGTGACGATGGTTGATCATCCAGTTAAAGGCATGCATTTTATGGTTACCGGCAGTCCTCAG AGTCTAGTACTAACAATTATGAGTTATATGCAAACTGTGAGGATCGGAGTAGGGATTGAAAAGGGCTTCATAGACTCACACAGGTTGGAATCATGCATCAAGAATGCGTTCGAGTTGACATACGAGGCCGCTACAAATTAA
- the LOC110782057 gene encoding wax ester synthase/diacylglycerol acyltransferase 4 isoform X1 encodes MKPILQIKTEGKQENDEPEPESETEPVSPTGQYLSSKTLNTCILAILESEVPIDESCLVPQLRDVFLPINPRFSSIMQITDKKGVRLWKKVKVNLHDHVNIPRFPEGLSTESYDNFFDEYLTKISSEPLPEERPLWELHIINCPTSKAAGHMIFKLHHALGDGYSLMGALLSCVKRADDPSLPLTFPSTRGKLSEVKMKNTKSCLSLMPIRTLSAIYKGASDLGWSFMKTTCISDDQTPIRSGNKNPVFNPINVSTLAFSLDQIKFIKTKLGATVNDTISGIIFLGTRLYMQETQTKFCNSRSTAMMILNTRIKRDYMSVDDMINADTKIWGNKFSFLHIALPKLINDKCSNPLDFVYKTGKQIKRYRSSPVVYLTSHCLRIMREYKGCEVVAKRIHSTLSRSSMTMSNMIGPVEQVTLAGHPIKGMYFMITGNPQSLVISVMSYSQTLRIGVGAEKGFIDSKKLNSCIENAFELIFEAATKSK; translated from the exons ATGAAGCCAATACTGCAAATAAAAACAGAAGGCAAACAAGAAAATGACGAACCTGAACCTGAATCTGAAACTGAACCTGTATCTCCTACAGGACAGTACTTAAGCAGCAAAACTTTGAACACTTGTATTCTAGCCATCCTAGAATCTGAAGTTCCCATTGATGAATCATGTCTAGTTCCGCAACTTCGAGACGTGTTCCTTCCCATTAACCCCAGATTTTCATCTATTATG CAGATAACTGACAAGAAAGGTGTAAGACTATGGAAAAAGGTGAAAGTAAACCTTCATGATCATGTTAACATTCCCAGATTCCCAGAAGGCTTGTCTACTGAATCATACGACAATTTCTTTGACGAATATCTGACAAAAATCAGCTCGGAGCCACTGCCAGAAGAAAGGCCATTATGGGAACTTCACATAATAAACTGCCCAACAAGTAAAGCAGCAGGGCATATGATCTTCAAGCTTCACCACGCGCTTGGTGACGGGTACTCTCTGATGGGAGCACTTCTTTCCTGCGTGAAACGAGCAGACGATCCTTCCCTTCCTTTAACTTTCCCTTCAACTCGAGGGAAGTTGTCAGAAGTTAAGATGAAAAATACCAAAAGTTGTTTGAGTTTGATGCCAATAAGAACTTTATCTGCAATCTACAAAGGAGCTTCTGATTTGGGATGGAGTTTTATGAAAACCACTTGCATTTCTGATGATCAGACACCTATCAGGTCCGGAAACAAGAATCCGGTTTTTAATCCAATCAATGTTTCCACTCTTGCTTTTTCTCTTGACCAaatcaaattcatcaaaacaaaACTAGGCGCG ACAGTAAATGACACGATTTCAGGGATAATCTTTCTGGGGACTAGACTCTACATGCAAGAAACTCAAACGAAATTCTGCAATTCACGGTCTACAGCAATGATGATTCTCAACACCAGGATTAAAAGAGACTACATGTCAGTTGACGATATGATTAATGCAGATACCAAAATATGGGGAAACAAATTTTCATTTCTGCATATAGCACTGCCTAAATTAATCAACGATAAATGCTCCAACCCTCTTGATTTCGTCTATAAAACAGGAAAACAGATCAAGAGGTACAGAAGTTCACCAGTAGTTTATCTCACTTCCCACTGCCTGAGGATTATGAGGGAATACAAAGGATGTGAG GTTGTGGCTAAACGGATCCATAGTACATTGAGTAGATCAAGCATGACAATGTCAAACATGATAGGTCCAGTCGAACAAGTGACGTTAGCTGGTCATCCTATAAAGGGCATGTATTTCATGATTACAGGAAATCCTCAG AGCCTGGTAATATCAGTTATGAGTTACTCGCAAACTTTGAGGATTGGAGTAGGAGCTGAAAAGGGCTTCATAGACTCAAAGAAGTTAAACTCATGCATCGAGAATGCATTCGAGTTGATATTCGAGGCAGCGACAAAGAGCAAATAA
- the LOC110782057 gene encoding wax ester synthase/diacylglycerol acyltransferase 4 isoform X2 has product MKPILQIKTEGKQENDEPEPESETEPVSPTGQYLSSKTLNTCILAILESEVPIDESCLVPQLRDVFLPINPRFSSIMITDKKGVRLWKKVKVNLHDHVNIPRFPEGLSTESYDNFFDEYLTKISSEPLPEERPLWELHIINCPTSKAAGHMIFKLHHALGDGYSLMGALLSCVKRADDPSLPLTFPSTRGKLSEVKMKNTKSCLSLMPIRTLSAIYKGASDLGWSFMKTTCISDDQTPIRSGNKNPVFNPINVSTLAFSLDQIKFIKTKLGATVNDTISGIIFLGTRLYMQETQTKFCNSRSTAMMILNTRIKRDYMSVDDMINADTKIWGNKFSFLHIALPKLINDKCSNPLDFVYKTGKQIKRYRSSPVVYLTSHCLRIMREYKGCEVVAKRIHSTLSRSSMTMSNMIGPVEQVTLAGHPIKGMYFMITGNPQSLVISVMSYSQTLRIGVGAEKGFIDSKKLNSCIENAFELIFEAATKSK; this is encoded by the exons ATGAAGCCAATACTGCAAATAAAAACAGAAGGCAAACAAGAAAATGACGAACCTGAACCTGAATCTGAAACTGAACCTGTATCTCCTACAGGACAGTACTTAAGCAGCAAAACTTTGAACACTTGTATTCTAGCCATCCTAGAATCTGAAGTTCCCATTGATGAATCATGTCTAGTTCCGCAACTTCGAGACGTGTTCCTTCCCATTAACCCCAGATTTTCATCTATTATG ATAACTGACAAGAAAGGTGTAAGACTATGGAAAAAGGTGAAAGTAAACCTTCATGATCATGTTAACATTCCCAGATTCCCAGAAGGCTTGTCTACTGAATCATACGACAATTTCTTTGACGAATATCTGACAAAAATCAGCTCGGAGCCACTGCCAGAAGAAAGGCCATTATGGGAACTTCACATAATAAACTGCCCAACAAGTAAAGCAGCAGGGCATATGATCTTCAAGCTTCACCACGCGCTTGGTGACGGGTACTCTCTGATGGGAGCACTTCTTTCCTGCGTGAAACGAGCAGACGATCCTTCCCTTCCTTTAACTTTCCCTTCAACTCGAGGGAAGTTGTCAGAAGTTAAGATGAAAAATACCAAAAGTTGTTTGAGTTTGATGCCAATAAGAACTTTATCTGCAATCTACAAAGGAGCTTCTGATTTGGGATGGAGTTTTATGAAAACCACTTGCATTTCTGATGATCAGACACCTATCAGGTCCGGAAACAAGAATCCGGTTTTTAATCCAATCAATGTTTCCACTCTTGCTTTTTCTCTTGACCAaatcaaattcatcaaaacaaaACTAGGCGCG ACAGTAAATGACACGATTTCAGGGATAATCTTTCTGGGGACTAGACTCTACATGCAAGAAACTCAAACGAAATTCTGCAATTCACGGTCTACAGCAATGATGATTCTCAACACCAGGATTAAAAGAGACTACATGTCAGTTGACGATATGATTAATGCAGATACCAAAATATGGGGAAACAAATTTTCATTTCTGCATATAGCACTGCCTAAATTAATCAACGATAAATGCTCCAACCCTCTTGATTTCGTCTATAAAACAGGAAAACAGATCAAGAGGTACAGAAGTTCACCAGTAGTTTATCTCACTTCCCACTGCCTGAGGATTATGAGGGAATACAAAGGATGTGAG GTTGTGGCTAAACGGATCCATAGTACATTGAGTAGATCAAGCATGACAATGTCAAACATGATAGGTCCAGTCGAACAAGTGACGTTAGCTGGTCATCCTATAAAGGGCATGTATTTCATGATTACAGGAAATCCTCAG AGCCTGGTAATATCAGTTATGAGTTACTCGCAAACTTTGAGGATTGGAGTAGGAGCTGAAAAGGGCTTCATAGACTCAAAGAAGTTAAACTCATGCATCGAGAATGCATTCGAGTTGATATTCGAGGCAGCGACAAAGAGCAAATAA